A stretch of DNA from Nonomuraea muscovyensis:
GCGAGCCGACCACGCCCATCCGCACCGGCGGCGACCCCGGAGCCCGGGCGGACCGCCCCGACATGCCGGGTACGCGGCCGGACATGCCGGGCACCCGTCCCGACAGGCCGGAGACCGGCCGGCGGCCCGAGTACTGACGATCACGGAACGGAGCAGAAGAGCGACCGGCGGCCCAGGCGGCCCCGGTCGCTCGCCCTTCTCGCTCGCGGGGCCCCGGCGGCTCCGGTCGCTCGCCGTTCTCGCTCGCCGTTCTCGCTCGCGGGCCCGCTCGCGGTCCTCCGGGCTCGCGGTCGGTCCTGGGGGCGCGGGGCGTTTCAGGCGGGGGACTCGTCCAGGAGGTTGAGTTCGCGGGCCAGCCAGCAGATCGCCGTCAGTCGCACCGCGGCCGCGTCGTGGCCGCCGTGGAAGCTCCAGCCCCGGTCGCGCAGCTCGTCGGCGAATCCCAGCAGGTAGTCGCCCAGCGTCTCGCGGTCGAGGGAGATGGTCTCGCGCAGCTCGGCGGCGTGCTGGTCGACGGCGGCCACGAGGCCGGGCTCGGCGGCCATCCGTTCGAGCTGGGCATGGCCGAGCGTGTTCATCAGCCAGTGCAGGGGCGCAGCCGCCCAATCTTTCTCAAACAACACCCAAACAACCTTAATGCGAGGTTTCCATACGTTCGTGCATGAAATATGCCATACCGCCACATGAGGGGCAGGTTCGCCTGCTCTGGGCGTCCGGGGAGCCGGTGGCGGGCGGGAGGTGCGGTGGTGCGCTGTGGTGTCCGGCGGCCGCGGTCGGCCGTCGGTGCAGGCTAACACGCCGCCGCGCCGTCGTCCGGTGCGTCCCTTCCGGTGGATGGCAGGGGTGGGGTGCCCGGGCGATGGCCGGAGGGGCTGCGCGGCCGGTGGGCCCGCGCCACCAGTGCGGCGGAGGAACGGGCTGCGTGGCCGGTGGGCTCCCGGTGCGGGCGGGCATGCCACCGGCGGGTGGGACGCTGTCCAGTCGCCGCCAGGTCTCACTTTGCTGGCTCGCCGGTTTCACGATTGACTGCGGAGTGTGATAGTCAAGTGACGGTCAGTATTCAACAGGGGGTTGGAGATCGTCATGGTGGCGTACACGCTTGCGGTCGCAGCGGCAGTGGGCGTGGTGGCGCTCACCGCGCTCGTGTTCAGGATGGCGGGCAAGGGCAGCCCCGACGGGCGGGCCGACGGTCCCTCCGCCGGTCACGCGGGCTCGATGCTGTCGGCCCTGTTCCTGCTGGTCTTCGCGATCGCGATCATCGTCCCGTGGACCACGGCCGACGCCGCCAGACACAACACCTACACCGAGAGCCGCTCGGCCGTCGACGCCTACTGGGCGGCCGCCGGGCTGCCCGGCACCGGGCCCGAGTCGGTGCGGGCCGGGCTGCGCGACTACGTCACGTTCGTGGCCGACGACGAGTGGGAGGCCATGCGGGACGGCCGGCTGCATCCGGTGGGCACCGAACGCCTCGACGCGCTGCGCACCCGGGTGACCACGATGGAGGCGACCGAGACCGAGGCGCTGGAGGCGCGGGCCGATGTCCTGGAGCACCTGGCCGCGCTGTCCGGGGCGCGGGCCCTGCGCGCCGCCGACGCCGCCGCCACCCCGCCGTCCGGCGTGCTGGTGCTCACCGTCGTCACGGGCCTGCTGGTGATCGTCTTCCCGTTCCTCGCGGGCGCCCGGCCGCGCGGCGCGGCCCTCATCCCGCTGCTGGCGATGGCGGCCCTGCTGGGCTTCGGCGCCTTGCTGACCTGGGACATCTCCCGCGTCTTCGACGGCCCCCTCGCCGTCGGGCCCGACGCCTTCCGGGGCGCGCTGGAGGAGTTCGCCCGGATCTCCGGGGGCGTGTGACCGTGACCGAG
This window harbors:
- a CDS encoding DUF6401 family natural product biosynthesis protein, producing the protein MLFEKDWAAAPLHWLMNTLGHAQLERMAAEPGLVAAVDQHAAELRETISLDRETLGDYLLGFADELRDRGWSFHGGHDAAAVRLTAICWLARELNLLDESPA
- a CDS encoding bestrophin-like domain, whose product is MVAYTLAVAAAVGVVALTALVFRMAGKGSPDGRADGPSAGHAGSMLSALFLLVFAIAIIVPWTTADAARHNTYTESRSAVDAYWAAAGLPGTGPESVRAGLRDYVTFVADDEWEAMRDGRLHPVGTERLDALRTRVTTMEATETEALEARADVLEHLAALSGARALRAADAAATPPSGVLVLTVVTGLLVIVFPFLAGARPRGAALIPLLAMAALLGFGALLTWDISRVFDGPLAVGPDAFRGALEEFARISGGV